From Streptomyces griseorubiginosus, one genomic window encodes:
- a CDS encoding DUF1931 family protein produces the protein MTVMSIARFEKFFRAAAGLNVDKNDLKRYSDFVDAKLYDLLTVAQATAKANGRDIIQTCDLPITKGLQESIHHFRKIDQEVELKPILEQLATHPALDRTPDEETEAAYPDIIGGLSLALAQSFKILHPDLKNPQTQHWDEARAVFDLLL, from the coding sequence ATGACCGTGATGTCCATCGCCAGATTCGAGAAGTTCTTTCGCGCGGCCGCAGGTCTGAACGTCGACAAGAACGATCTCAAGCGCTACAGCGACTTCGTCGACGCCAAGCTCTACGATCTGCTGACCGTCGCCCAGGCCACCGCCAAGGCCAACGGGCGCGACATCATCCAGACCTGTGACCTGCCGATCACGAAAGGCCTGCAGGAAAGCATTCACCACTTCAGGAAGATCGACCAGGAAGTGGAACTCAAGCCGATCCTGGAACAGCTCGCCACCCATCCCGCTCTGGACCGCACTCCCGATGAGGAGACCGAGGCGGCCTATCCGGACATCATCGGCGGACTCAGCCTGGCCCTTGCCCAGAGCTTCAAGATCCTCCACCCCGACCTGAAGAACCCTCAGACCCAGCACTGGGACGAGGCTCGAGCCGTCTTCGACCTCCTGCTGTGA
- a CDS encoding Hsp20/alpha crystallin family protein — protein sequence MATPVRRHRGGALQDRPLGWARNPLTEFDQLLSEMSGLIESTVGGAAPAVVWTPLADVTETDDAFHVGIELPGVKSKDINVEANGQELVVTGEIKEKERKGVLRRSTRRTGAFEFRLRLPGEVDTEKINAQISDGVLTVTVPKAEVAKPRHIEISETGESTGSSG from the coding sequence ATGGCCACACCCGTCCGACGCCACCGCGGTGGCGCCTTGCAGGACAGGCCCCTTGGCTGGGCACGCAATCCGCTGACAGAGTTCGACCAACTGCTCAGCGAGATGAGCGGACTGATCGAGTCCACGGTGGGAGGTGCCGCTCCCGCAGTCGTGTGGACACCCCTGGCGGATGTCACGGAGACGGACGACGCCTTCCACGTCGGGATCGAACTGCCCGGCGTCAAGAGCAAGGACATCAACGTCGAAGCGAACGGCCAGGAGCTGGTGGTCACCGGAGAGATCAAGGAGAAGGAACGCAAAGGCGTCCTGCGCCGGAGCACCCGCCGCACCGGAGCGTTCGAGTTCCGGCTGCGGCTGCCCGGAGAGGTCGACACCGAGAAGATCAATGCGCAGATCTCGGACGGGGTGCTCACCGTCACCGTCCCCAAGGCCGAGGTCGCGAAGCCCCGGCACATCGAGATCAGCGAGACGGGTGAAAGCACCGGGAGCAGCGGCTGA
- a CDS encoding TetR/AcrR family transcriptional regulator has translation MPKIVDHEARRADLARALWSVVQRDGVNAASIRAVAAEAGWTYGSVAHYFKTRDEMLLFAYRLAFSREREHFPVGNDQLNALDRLVGVLLRALPVDEASTIDFQIWLAFMGRVADDPSLAESVRQEHDLFHDDVRVLVEEAVVAGFLGPEHGVAALVETAVTFVNGLGVVAALDPKHHGPESLERKLRDFLSKFAPTGGAATEAHREAG, from the coding sequence ATGCCGAAGATCGTCGACCATGAAGCGCGCCGAGCCGACCTGGCCCGAGCACTGTGGTCGGTGGTGCAACGCGACGGGGTGAACGCCGCATCGATCCGTGCGGTGGCCGCCGAAGCGGGATGGACCTACGGCTCGGTCGCCCACTACTTCAAGACCCGGGACGAGATGCTCCTGTTCGCCTACCGGCTCGCCTTCAGCCGCGAGCGGGAGCACTTTCCCGTCGGGAACGATCAGCTCAACGCGCTCGACCGGCTGGTAGGAGTACTCCTGCGAGCTCTGCCGGTCGACGAGGCTTCGACCATCGACTTCCAGATCTGGCTCGCCTTCATGGGACGCGTGGCAGACGATCCGTCACTCGCGGAGTCCGTTCGCCAGGAACACGACCTCTTCCACGACGACGTGCGCGTGCTCGTCGAAGAGGCGGTGGTGGCCGGTTTCCTGGGACCGGAGCACGGGGTCGCGGCATTGGTGGAGACGGCTGTCACCTTCGTGAACGGACTGGGCGTCGTGGCCGCGCTGGACCCCAAGCACCACGGCCCCGAATCGCTGGAGCGGAAGCTCAGGGATTTCCTGTCGAAGTTCGCCCCGACCGGCGGCGCGGCCACGGAAGCGCACCGCGAAGCCGGATGA
- a CDS encoding ferredoxin, protein MKKIDVNSPACIGAGMCTAAAPAVFDLGEDGLVVLNDPSGDVPDDMAESVDNAIAVCPAQAIRWRE, encoded by the coding sequence ATGAAGAAGATCGACGTGAACTCTCCCGCCTGCATCGGAGCGGGCATGTGCACGGCCGCGGCGCCGGCCGTCTTCGACCTCGGAGAGGACGGGCTCGTCGTACTGAACGACCCCTCGGGTGACGTTCCCGACGACATGGCGGAAAGCGTCGACAACGCCATCGCCGTATGCCCCGCCCAGGCGATCAGGTGGCGGGAGTGA
- a CDS encoding acetate/propionate family kinase, which yields MSADRSHESSGGHVLVLAAGSSSLHIALFAADGEMVAARDASESPGPASVVELRNFLREAPAPASVGHRIVHGGPHLPRHTLIDARVRALLADVADLAPLHVTPALPVVDAARELLPDVPHVACFDTVFHKDLPAEARTYAVPERWRAEYGLRRYGFHGLSYAWALQRTAQALDRPVGNLQVVLVHLGGGCSACAVRNGRSVDTTMGLTPLEGLVMSRRSGSLDPGALLWLQRRHGLSADELDAALHRHSGLLGLSGTSGDTRDLVRARAEGDAAAALALATFTLSCRRGIASMAASLDRLDALVFTGEIGEDQPEVREEICSGMTVLGIRGGLLVPELEDLMREGLRRIDQAGSGVPVLVVATGETQQIAAETRRVLGM from the coding sequence ATGAGTGCCGACCGCTCCCACGAGAGCTCTGGTGGTCATGTACTGGTCCTCGCAGCCGGCTCTTCGAGCCTGCACATCGCTCTGTTCGCGGCGGACGGTGAAATGGTGGCGGCTCGAGACGCCTCGGAGTCCCCGGGGCCTGCTTCGGTGGTTGAACTGCGGAACTTCCTCAGGGAAGCGCCCGCTCCTGCGTCGGTCGGTCACCGAATCGTCCACGGCGGCCCGCACCTGCCCCGACATACGCTGATCGACGCACGCGTACGGGCTCTGCTGGCGGATGTCGCCGACCTCGCACCGCTGCACGTGACCCCTGCCCTGCCTGTCGTTGATGCCGCACGAGAACTCCTGCCTGACGTTCCTCATGTCGCCTGCTTCGACACTGTCTTTCACAAGGACCTGCCAGCAGAGGCGCGCACGTACGCCGTGCCGGAGAGATGGCGAGCCGAATACGGGCTGCGCCGGTACGGCTTCCACGGGCTTTCCTACGCGTGGGCACTGCAGAGGACGGCGCAGGCCCTGGACCGACCCGTCGGCAACTTGCAGGTCGTGCTGGTGCACCTGGGCGGCGGCTGCTCGGCCTGCGCCGTCCGGAACGGACGCAGCGTGGACACCACCATGGGCCTTACGCCGCTGGAAGGCCTGGTGATGAGCCGGCGCAGCGGCAGCCTCGACCCCGGCGCCCTGCTGTGGCTGCAGCGGCGGCACGGTCTGAGCGCGGACGAATTGGATGCCGCACTCCACCGGCATTCCGGTCTGCTCGGCCTCTCCGGTACATCGGGAGACACCCGGGACCTGGTGCGTGCCCGCGCGGAGGGTGATGCCGCGGCCGCGTTGGCGCTGGCGACGTTCACACTCAGCTGCCGCAGGGGCATCGCCTCGATGGCCGCTTCGCTGGACCGGCTGGACGCGCTGGTCTTCACCGGGGAGATCGGCGAAGACCAACCCGAGGTACGCGAAGAGATCTGCTCGGGCATGACTGTTCTCGGTATACGAGGCGGGCTACTCGTCCCCGAACTGGAAGATTTGATGCGGGAAGGCCTCCGACGCATCGATCAGGCGGGGAGCGGTGTCCCGGTCCTCGTGGTCGCAACCGGCGAGACACAGCAGATCGCCGCCGAGACGCGACGTGTGCTCGGCATGTGA
- a CDS encoding FUSC family protein, translating to MRWLRTFREVVRSGLTIEETRLEPLLALRTAAGVAIVIGLALWLVSPAYAASAALGAYSAGGATFQRTWRPRKVIALGAGAGLALSTFVGYLTAGRLVTFLPLLAVWAFAAGMAWALGSTAGIVAATTVGSMLVTITLPTSVGRALEHAGVIALGGVTQAVLILLFPIRRWGAHRDALADALAAVADYARRLRQDPAAPFDPVPLMTARDAAAVTPSQARTRPPVLHGPRGLAERILPVLAALADPDVGAPAEGPERDRARELLGTAADVLDAAARSIRRGTPAEVPPGSADVLRVDEEHEVLEGPARQAAERLVELLAEALEIAGSGGARDRAPTPSGTAGAHFRVRPTMFRLLPVVVRAVRRELRRDSPVFRHAVRLAAVATLGYLIASRLPVGHGYWAPIASVMVMRPDFHRTYARAVGRFAGTLVGVALATAMVRALGPDAHVFGALAVVSVGLSYTLNRTGYAYSQCFTAAYVVFLLGMGGQAWEQTVPERVVLTLLGGALAMLAYLVFPAWETPRLPGRLADWLAADGRYAAAVLRSHAEPTREHLADMRRALLASREARAAWQEAYDQAKQEPVRPRGLTSREAEQAQDALEELDRAAMLMESHVPQADSRSTPEAERVAEALEADTAQAAVDVREHRNPDWGRVEEALDAWDGAASGERNPVLRRGAELQKRALEDLTTAVSRTPLERDIGSAREEQRVRAAVAEGDGSGPAHRCG from the coding sequence GTGAGGTGGCTGCGGACCTTCAGGGAGGTCGTGCGATCCGGGCTCACGATCGAGGAGACGCGGCTGGAGCCCCTGCTCGCGCTCCGCACGGCTGCGGGGGTGGCGATCGTCATCGGGCTGGCGCTGTGGCTGGTTTCCCCTGCGTACGCCGCGTCCGCCGCCCTCGGTGCCTACTCCGCGGGTGGGGCCACCTTCCAGCGGACCTGGCGTCCGCGCAAGGTGATCGCGCTCGGTGCGGGCGCGGGTCTGGCACTCAGCACCTTCGTGGGCTATCTGACGGCGGGGCGCCTCGTGACGTTCCTCCCGCTGCTGGCCGTATGGGCCTTTGCCGCGGGGATGGCATGGGCCCTCGGCTCGACCGCCGGCATCGTCGCAGCGACGACGGTCGGCAGCATGCTGGTGACCATCACCCTGCCGACGAGCGTCGGACGAGCCCTGGAACACGCCGGGGTCATCGCGCTCGGAGGCGTGACGCAGGCCGTGCTGATCCTGCTGTTCCCGATCCGCCGTTGGGGGGCGCATCGTGACGCGCTCGCCGACGCCCTGGCCGCCGTGGCGGACTACGCCCGCCGGCTGCGGCAGGACCCGGCCGCCCCGTTCGACCCGGTGCCCTTGATGACGGCCCGGGACGCGGCCGCCGTGACGCCTTCACAGGCCCGCACCCGTCCCCCCGTCCTCCACGGCCCCCGGGGCCTCGCCGAGCGCATTCTGCCGGTCCTCGCCGCGCTCGCCGACCCGGACGTCGGCGCCCCGGCGGAGGGACCCGAGCGGGACCGCGCGCGAGAGCTGCTCGGCACGGCCGCAGACGTACTGGACGCGGCAGCCCGTTCGATCCGCCGCGGCACTCCCGCCGAGGTGCCGCCCGGGAGCGCGGACGTCCTGCGCGTCGACGAGGAGCACGAAGTGCTGGAGGGGCCCGCCCGGCAGGCCGCCGAACGGCTCGTGGAACTGCTCGCCGAGGCGTTGGAGATCGCCGGGAGCGGCGGCGCGCGCGACAGGGCGCCTACGCCGTCCGGCACCGCGGGCGCCCACTTCCGGGTGCGCCCGACGATGTTCCGGTTGCTCCCGGTCGTCGTCCGGGCCGTCCGCCGTGAGCTCCGCCGGGACTCGCCCGTGTTCCGGCACGCCGTCCGCCTGGCGGCGGTGGCCACGCTCGGCTATCTCATCGCTTCCCGGCTGCCCGTGGGCCACGGCTACTGGGCGCCCATCGCCTCGGTGATGGTGATGCGGCCCGACTTCCACCGGACGTATGCGCGCGCGGTGGGCCGCTTCGCCGGGACCCTGGTGGGGGTGGCGCTCGCCACCGCGATGGTGCGGGCCCTGGGCCCGGACGCCCATGTGTTCGGCGCGCTGGCGGTCGTCTCGGTAGGCCTGTCGTACACGCTGAACCGTACCGGCTACGCCTACTCCCAGTGCTTCACTGCCGCGTACGTCGTCTTCCTGCTCGGCATGGGCGGCCAGGCATGGGAGCAGACGGTCCCGGAGCGGGTCGTGCTCACCCTGCTCGGCGGGGCCTTGGCCATGCTGGCGTACCTGGTGTTCCCCGCATGGGAGACCCCCCGGCTGCCGGGCCGGCTCGCGGACTGGCTCGCCGCCGACGGCCGCTACGCGGCCGCAGTGCTCCGCAGCCACGCCGAACCGACCCGGGAGCATCTCGCCGACATGCGCAGGGCCCTGCTGGCCAGCAGGGAGGCACGTGCCGCCTGGCAGGAGGCGTACGACCAGGCAAAGCAGGAACCGGTCCGCCCCAGAGGTCTGACATCGCGCGAGGCGGAGCAGGCGCAGGACGCACTCGAGGAACTCGACCGGGCGGCGATGCTCATGGAGAGCCATGTCCCACAGGCCGACAGCCGTTCCACCCCCGAGGCGGAGCGGGTCGCAGAGGCCTTGGAGGCGGACACAGCGCAGGCGGCAGTCGACGTGCGGGAGCACAGGAATCCGGACTGGGGGCGAGTGGAGGAAGCGCTCGATGCGTGGGACGGAGCCGCATCCGGGGAGCGGAACCCGGTGCTACGGCGCGGGGCGGAACTACAGAAGCGGGCCCTGGAGGACCTCACGACAGCCGTGAGCCGCACACCCCTGGAACGGGACATCGGCTCCGCTCGCGAGGAGCAACGGGTGCGGGCGGCCGTGGCTGAAGGTGACGGATCGGGACCCGCGCACCGCTGTGGGTGA
- a CDS encoding DUF2267 domain-containing protein, whose product MKYDGFLAHVRERGEYNDQDEAANVTNAVLEVLAQRISPGEVRDLASQLPGPLGQVLNQATPQQAQSFGIEEFYRRVAERTPARPRTAQWDASAVLTTVADAVTGGELNQVISQLPSSYAALFGKADLAD is encoded by the coding sequence ATGAAATACGACGGATTCCTCGCCCATGTACGCGAGCGAGGCGAATACAACGACCAGGACGAAGCCGCGAACGTCACCAACGCCGTACTGGAGGTGCTGGCCCAACGGATCAGCCCGGGAGAGGTCAGGGACCTCGCATCCCAGCTGCCCGGCCCGCTGGGACAGGTTCTGAACCAGGCAACGCCCCAGCAGGCGCAGAGCTTCGGGATCGAGGAGTTCTACCGCCGGGTCGCCGAGCGCACCCCTGCCCGGCCGCGCACGGCGCAGTGGGACGCCAGCGCGGTCCTGACCACCGTTGCCGACGCGGTGACCGGCGGTGAGCTGAATCAGGTCATCAGCCAACTCCCCTCCAGCTACGCGGCCCTGTTCGGCAAGGCCGACCTCGCGGACTGA
- a CDS encoding cytochrome P450 has protein sequence MAFTLATVAPAEEKHLRGRDPWRSIPAGADVVRTAAGFEFVTYDSCVALLRHTGLGTGLRELFESVGVTDEVMIRNAETSVNGAEGPDHMRLRAAIGSFLTPSRIEGLRSEVRVMIEDLLDRAGTAGDFDIVDTVLRHIPARFFAILLGVPLSDSDFITYVSDSVVKVFSMDPATRDEVEAAQREADDWVERIVADGREDADNLIGHLLRQQQAGSLTLDEVHNAISIMLAASTETTQGLMVHIVAAFADHPDQWDLVRADPSLVPGAVIEVARWNPASIPTFRVALEDVDIDGIRIPQGAHAFAVVMAANRDPKVFDAADAFDVTRKAPRQPLNWSVGRHFCMGRMAAVMECEELIRAMSSRWRRIERVPLTAVGEPEFFAELGPLRVRVTPA, from the coding sequence ATGGCCTTCACTCTCGCGACCGTCGCACCCGCGGAGGAGAAGCACCTGCGAGGGCGAGATCCGTGGCGCTCCATACCCGCCGGCGCGGACGTCGTGAGGACGGCCGCCGGCTTCGAGTTCGTCACCTACGACAGTTGCGTCGCCCTGCTGCGGCACACCGGTCTCGGAACAGGTCTCAGGGAACTGTTCGAGTCCGTCGGCGTGACCGACGAGGTGATGATCCGCAACGCCGAGACCAGCGTCAACGGAGCCGAAGGACCGGACCACATGCGCCTTCGGGCCGCCATCGGGTCCTTCCTCACCCCGTCGCGGATCGAAGGGCTCCGGTCGGAGGTCCGCGTGATGATCGAGGACCTCCTCGACCGGGCGGGCACGGCGGGCGACTTCGACATCGTGGACACGGTGCTGCGCCACATCCCGGCCCGGTTCTTCGCGATCCTGCTGGGCGTCCCGCTGAGCGACAGCGACTTCATCACCTACGTCTCCGACTCGGTGGTGAAGGTGTTCTCCATGGACCCGGCCACCAGGGACGAGGTGGAGGCCGCGCAGCGGGAGGCGGACGACTGGGTCGAGAGGATCGTCGCCGACGGACGTGAGGACGCGGACAACCTCATCGGCCACCTCCTCAGGCAGCAGCAGGCGGGTTCCCTGACCCTGGACGAGGTCCACAACGCGATCAGCATCATGCTGGCCGCGAGCACCGAGACGACTCAGGGGCTGATGGTCCACATCGTCGCGGCCTTCGCGGACCATCCCGACCAGTGGGACCTCGTGCGCGCGGACCCGTCGCTGGTGCCCGGTGCGGTCATCGAGGTCGCACGGTGGAACCCCGCGTCGATTCCGACGTTCCGGGTCGCGCTGGAGGACGTCGACATCGACGGGATCCGCATCCCGCAGGGCGCGCACGCCTTCGCGGTGGTGATGGCGGCCAACCGCGACCCGAAGGTCTTCGACGCCGCCGACGCCTTCGACGTGACGCGCAAGGCCCCGCGCCAGCCGCTGAACTGGAGTGTGGGTCGCCACTTCTGCATGGGCCGGATGGCCGCCGTCATGGAGTGCGAGGAACTGATCCGTGCGATGTCCTCCCGCTGGCGCCGGATCGAGCGCGTACCGCTGACGGCCGTAGGCGAACCCGAGTTCTTCGCCGAGCTGGGCCCGCTCCGCGTCCGCGTCACGCCTGCCTGA
- a CDS encoding APC family permease produces the protein MGVWGVVFLVISAAAPLNLIAGYGPLGYIVGGVGAPAGFLLAGLVLALFVLGFMAMTRHVDRPGTFYAYIEAGLGRRLGGAAAAVALFAYLAIQIGGSGILATVTQSLVDHFFHIHLHWSLYAIVFMVLVWYLGRRGIDVGAKVLAVLLLAEVGILTVITVGVLAHGGAHGFSGASFAPHNVFTGGMAASSLVWFGAFIGIEYTAVYRAETRNPERTMPRAAVISLSFLALFYCLVSWAIIQAFGTADLATAAGTHPTDMVFIVADKFVGPWAGDVTQVLMVTSTIASSLAYFNTISRYGHAMAHDGLLPARFGRVHPVHRSPVAGNYQAVIALVGVVFFAVAGLDPYTKMAVWLSTPAVLGLILLMVLTSVAVVVFLRGRTSDSRPSPVIIGSSALAAVLLAGVLYLLIDNITLMTGSNGSVNILTSVTPFAILVIGLAAAWRRRGTLSRPAPAPADPTPLPTSTVPAVGDAD, from the coding sequence ATGGGCGTCTGGGGGGTCGTCTTCCTGGTGATCTCGGCGGCCGCACCGCTCAACCTCATCGCGGGTTACGGACCGCTGGGGTACATCGTCGGAGGTGTCGGCGCCCCGGCCGGATTCCTCCTCGCCGGGCTGGTCCTCGCCCTGTTCGTCCTGGGCTTCATGGCGATGACCCGCCACGTCGACCGCCCGGGCACGTTCTACGCGTACATCGAGGCAGGTCTGGGACGCCGGTTGGGCGGGGCCGCCGCCGCGGTCGCGCTCTTCGCCTACCTGGCCATCCAGATCGGTGGCTCAGGCATCCTCGCCACGGTGACGCAGTCCCTCGTCGACCACTTCTTCCACATACACCTGCACTGGTCCCTCTACGCGATCGTGTTCATGGTGCTGGTGTGGTACCTGGGCCGCCGCGGAATCGACGTCGGCGCCAAGGTCCTCGCCGTGCTTTTGCTCGCCGAGGTCGGCATCCTCACCGTCATCACCGTCGGCGTCCTCGCCCACGGCGGAGCCCACGGTTTCAGCGGCGCCTCCTTCGCACCCCACAACGTGTTCACCGGCGGGATGGCCGCCTCCTCCCTCGTGTGGTTCGGCGCCTTCATCGGTATCGAGTACACGGCCGTCTACCGCGCCGAGACCCGGAATCCCGAACGCACGATGCCCCGGGCGGCCGTCATCTCCCTGTCGTTCCTCGCCCTGTTCTACTGTCTGGTGTCCTGGGCGATCATCCAGGCGTTCGGGACCGCCGACCTCGCCACCGCTGCCGGCACCCATCCGACCGACATGGTGTTCATCGTCGCCGACAAGTTCGTCGGCCCGTGGGCCGGCGACGTGACGCAGGTCCTGATGGTCACCAGCACCATCGCCTCCTCCCTCGCCTACTTCAACACCATCAGCCGCTACGGACACGCGATGGCGCACGACGGACTGCTTCCCGCTCGTTTCGGGCGAGTGCATCCGGTCCACCGCTCGCCCGTCGCCGGGAACTACCAGGCCGTGATCGCTCTGGTGGGCGTGGTGTTCTTCGCCGTCGCCGGTCTGGACCCCTACACGAAAATGGCGGTGTGGCTGAGCACACCGGCCGTGCTCGGACTGATCCTGCTGATGGTGCTGACGTCCGTGGCCGTCGTCGTCTTCCTGCGCGGGCGCACGTCCGACAGTCGGCCCTCGCCCGTGATCATCGGTTCCAGCGCCCTGGCCGCCGTACTGCTCGCCGGCGTCCTGTACCTGCTCATCGACAACATCACCCTGATGACCGGCTCCAACGGCAGCGTCAACATCCTCACCTCCGTCACCCCGTTCGCCATCCTGGTGATCGGACTGGCCGCGGCCTGGCGACGGCGAGGCACTCTGTCCCGGCCTGCCCCGGCACCGGCCGACCCGACACCCCTGCCGACCAGCACCGTGCCCGCGGTCGGGGACGCCGACTGA
- a CDS encoding NAD(P)/FAD-dependent oxidoreductase — MPRPGDQVAGVSPGSRARRVCVIGAGAAGLACAERLRALSASVSITVIDADADQPYNRPPLSKDVLSGRVDAAEARLRSDEQLAELRIDLRAGSPVERLDTRTRTVVVTKGQPVPYDDLVLAPGCTPVTPWHESAPWIRTLHSLADVRVLRDDLVLPSRVVIVGGGLIGLEAAAVLRGLGHRVVVVEAGEGPLQRIVGSQVAAWLEGRHREEGVEFELGRRVVAISGSADAGVVTLDDGRRVDGDVVVCAVGVRPATQWLVGSGVELGNRGEILADERLRTTAPGVWAAGDAVSWPSASAARRLRVEHWTCAREQGRHVAEQLLAADAARTVAFDTVPYFWSSQYGALLQGAGSFHGDEVIVDGPSTSPAGLVARYLTDGTLTGVLTVGSPRTFQELRSRLPGGPLATP, encoded by the coding sequence ATGCCCCGCCCAGGCGATCAGGTGGCGGGAGTGAGCCCCGGGAGCAGAGCGCGGCGTGTCTGTGTCATCGGCGCCGGCGCCGCCGGACTGGCCTGTGCCGAGCGTCTTCGCGCACTCAGCGCCAGCGTGTCGATCACCGTGATCGACGCCGACGCCGATCAGCCCTACAACCGCCCGCCCCTGTCGAAGGACGTTCTCAGCGGGCGCGTCGACGCCGCGGAAGCCCGTCTGCGCAGCGATGAACAACTGGCCGAGCTGCGCATCGACCTGCGCGCGGGGTCACCCGTCGAGCGGTTGGACACGAGGACACGGACGGTGGTGGTGACCAAGGGCCAGCCGGTCCCGTACGACGATCTGGTGCTCGCACCCGGCTGCACCCCGGTCACCCCCTGGCACGAGAGTGCCCCGTGGATCCGCACGCTGCACTCGCTCGCCGATGTGCGCGTGCTCCGTGACGACCTTGTCCTCCCCAGCAGGGTCGTCATCGTCGGAGGCGGCCTGATCGGGCTCGAAGCGGCCGCGGTCCTCCGCGGGCTCGGCCACCGCGTGGTGGTGGTCGAAGCAGGGGAGGGTCCGCTCCAGCGCATTGTCGGGTCCCAGGTCGCCGCGTGGCTGGAGGGCCGCCACCGCGAAGAGGGCGTGGAGTTCGAACTGGGGCGCCGGGTCGTGGCGATCTCCGGAAGCGCCGACGCCGGCGTGGTCACGCTCGACGACGGCCGGAGGGTGGACGGCGACGTCGTGGTCTGCGCCGTCGGGGTCCGCCCGGCCACACAGTGGCTCGTGGGCAGCGGAGTCGAGCTGGGCAACAGGGGGGAGATCCTCGCCGACGAGCGTCTCAGGACGACGGCCCCCGGCGTGTGGGCGGCCGGTGACGCGGTGTCCTGGCCCAGTGCCTCGGCAGCACGCCGTCTGCGCGTCGAGCACTGGACCTGCGCCAGGGAGCAGGGCCGCCATGTCGCGGAGCAGCTCCTGGCCGCGGACGCGGCGCGGACCGTGGCCTTCGACACGGTCCCCTACTTCTGGTCCTCCCAGTACGGCGCCCTCCTCCAAGGAGCCGGTTCCTTCCACGGCGACGAAGTGATCGTCGACGGGCCGTCCACATCGCCGGCCGGCCTCGTCGCCCGCTACCTCACCGACGGCACACTCACCGGCGTCCTCACGGTCGGCAGTCCCCGGACCTTCCAGGAACTCAGGTCCCGACTGCCCGGTGGCCCGCTCGCCACCCCCTAG